AGCATGGGGCAAAAGAACACGACGCTTGTTATCTGGGTTTCTAGCCTTTACGCGGGCCCGGTGGTGGCTCTTGCCCCGACTTGCTACGTTGTATGGCAGAACCTTGTGCTCAGCTATATGACCGCAAAAATCAAGCCGAAAAAAGATAGCTAGAACTTAGAATTTAGATCTTGGAACTTAGAATATTTCTGAAATCAAAATGTCATGCCCTGCTCCGACAGGGCATCTCCTTTTTTATGTCGAGATGGTGATGCCCGCATTCGCGGGCATGACAAAATGAAATTTGTTCATCGTCACATACAAGAAAATTTTTAAACTTTTCTTTAATTTTTGCTTACGACTGCTTTATATTTATACACATGGTGTATTCGAAGCTGGTTTCATCTTTGATTGCCCTTGTGGCAATCCTTTTTGTGTCATTCTTTGTGCGTGACTGGTATGTGCTGCATCAGTGCGGTGCTGTTCAGTCGTGTCTAGATTCTACCAGCGATTTTCAGAACATCACAAAGTTTATCGTAACCTTTATTGCAACGCTACTTGCGTTTATGATTGGCAGACGTTCAGTCACTAGGCGCGATCGCTTCTTTTTGCAGATGAGTTTTTTGATGATTCTTTGTGCCGACTTTTGTTTTAAAATTCTGTACAATTATTTTGGCACGCCTGAAACTCGAGAAAATTTTATTTCGCTCGGCATTGGATTTTTCTTCATGGCGCAGATGATTTTAATTTATCGACATTCGCGTACAAAGAATACGGACTGGTCGTTTCCGTGGATTTATTGCATTCCGCTTGCGGCTGTGATTGCGATGATTTTCCTTGCATATTTCAAGGTCCTTGAATCCGTGATGCTCATGGCTGTTATTGCGTACGCGCCGACGTTGCTTTGTTCGCTTTACATGGCGTGCAGGGCGACAACGCTAGGCTTTTTCCCGGAGAAAAATGCCTTCTTCATCATGATCGGGATGGTTTGCTTTACATGCTGCGATGCGCTCACTGGAATTTCGCTCCTTACGGGAGCGGATCATTCGACCCGTGAAATCTTGGCTGTTGTGTCGAACAACTTTATTTGGCTCTTCTACGTCCCGGCCATTATTTTCCTTGCTTTGAGCGGATATCGCCGTAACGTTTAGATCCGCATGCTTGGCTCTTTTCCCCTAAAATTCTATTATTACCTCGTTCAAAGAGGTCATAATGATTATTGATTTAAAAGGTATGGAGACGACTGTTCTCCCGAATTTTAAGGGTGGCGAAAAAGAATACAAGGCCAAGATGTATTTCGACGGTACGACGCGCATTATGCACGGCACGCTCGAAGCTGGCGCTTCTATCGGTTACCACAAGCACGAAACCAACAGCGAAATTATGTTCTTTGTCTCGGGGAAGGGCAAGGTACTTTTTGATGATGGTGTGGAATATGTCGAAGCTGGCCAGTGCCATTTCTGCCCGAAGGGCCATTCCCACAGCTTGATTAATGAAGGTCCGGACAATCTCGTCTTTTATGCGACGGTCCCGGAACTCGGATAAGTTTAATTTAATGGAGAAAATATGTCTAAATTAATGCGTTCTATTTCTGGTATCCGCGGAATCGTTGGCGATACCCTTACTCCGCAGGTTTTGCAGAGCCATGTGCGTGCTTTCCTCGAAATCACGAAGGCAAAGCGCGTGGTGATTGGCCGCGATAGCCGCCCGACAGGTGATGCCATCGTGCAGTTCGTCGCTGGCATTTGCCGCCTTTCTGGCGTGGATGTTGTGGATGTGGGCCTTTCGACGACCCCGTCCGTGGAACTTTTGACGACGCACTTCAAGGCTGATGCGGGCATCATCATTACCGCAAGCCATAACCCGCTCGAATGGAACGCTCTCAAGTTCCTCAACAACAAGGGCCTTTTCCTCGGTCCGGATGATGTGAAGCAGCTCTTTGCTCTCGCTGATGCAAACCAGTTCAGCTATCCGGATTACCGCACGATGGGCAAGTACGAAGTTGCCCCGGATGCCGATGGCATTCACATTGATGGTACGCTCAAGATTCCGTTCGTGGATGTCGAAGCCATCAAGGCCAAGCATTTCAAGGTTGCTGTCGATGCCGTGAACGGTGCCGGTAGCTTTATTGTGCCGCGCCTCTTGGAACAGCTCGGTTGCGAAGTTGTCCGTGTTCATTGCAGCCCGGATGGCACGTTCCCGCGTGGTGCAGAACCGATTCCTGAAAATCTCGGCGACTTGCGCAAGGCTGTCAAGGATAACGGCTGTGCTGTTGGCTTTGCCGTGGACCCGGATGCAGACCGCTGCGCTCTCGTCGATGGTTTGGGACAAAGTATCGGCGAAGAATACACGCTTGCAATTGCAACGGACGAAGTACTTGCCCAGAAGAAGGGTAGCGTTTGCGTGAACCTCTCCACGAGCCGCATGAACGAAGATGTTGCCGCCAAGTACGGTTGTGAATTCAGCCGCGCGAAGGTCGGTGAAATCAACGTTAGCCTCCAGATGATCGAAAACGGTTGCGTGATTGGCGGTGAAGGTAACGGCGGTGTGATTCTCCCGGCGCTCCATTACGGTCGCGATAGCCTCGTGGCTGCCGCACTTGTGCTTAGCTGGATGGCCCACCACAATGGCGGCCCGGAAAAGTTCGTAGCTGAAAATCCGGCCTACGTGATGCCGAAGAAAAAGTTCGAACTCGGCGACAAGAAGGTTGCAGACATTCTCCCGAAAGTCAAGGCTGAATTTGCTGGCTGGAAGATGGATGAACGCGACGGCCTCTGGCTCGGTTCCGAGAAGTCCTGGGTACATGTGCGCGCCAGCAACACAGAACCTGTAATCCGCGTGATTGCCGAAGCCCCGACAGCTGAAGAAGCTGAGACTCTTTGTAGTAAGGTCGAAAAGCTCATTTAGTAGTAAGTAGACAGTAACGTCATCCTGAGTGCGAAAGCGCGAAGGATCCAGTCAAATTAAACCAAAAGGGCTCGCCGTTTCCGGCGGGCCCTTGAACATTAGAGAGTGTATAGGAAATCTTTAGAACTGTTCGAAGAACTTGTGGACTTCTTCAGGAACCCATGTCTGTTCCCAGTTCCAGCCGACACCCATGTTACCGGTGTCATGAGCGGTCCACTGATGGTCACCCGGCCAGCTGCACCACTTGACCGGGAAGCGTTCGTCGACGTTCTTAAAGTCATAGCAGACGTGTCCGGTGTTGCCGTTCACTTCTTCAGGCTTTTCGGAGCTTGCGTCGGTGAAGTCGCCATTGGCGTCGGCCTTGCCGTTACGCTTGAGGATTCTCGGGAGGGCACTATTTTTGGCGCGGTTGTAATCGCATCTGCCGTCGTTTTTGCCGTGAACGTTCATCCAGGCGATCGGCAAGTTCTTCATGTTGTTGCCTTCGGGGAGCCAAATGTTGTAGTCAGCGACTGCGTAGGTGGCTGCAGCGCGGACGCGGCTCTGCATGTCTTGCATGAGTGAGTAGCTGAACATGGCGCCAAAGCTAAAGCCTGTAATGAACACGCGGCTTGTATCAATGCAGTAGTTGTCGTTCAAAGTCGTGAGTGTCTGTGCAAAGAAGTCATGATCGCCTTGGCCCTTGGTCCATACACCGCCAATAGCGTCGAGTGAAACGAAGATGTAGTCGCCGTTCTTGTCGAGCACCTGCTGGCCGTAGTACGGAGTCGGATGGTCGTAGTCTGCTTTGTGATGCACGAAGTCTTCACCTCGGCTACCGTAGCAGTGCAAGGCAAAGAGAACCTTGTGCGGTTTCTTGTTGTCGTAGTTCTTCGGCAAGGTGATAAAGTAATCGCGGGTGTCGTTACCGACCTTGATTTGGAACTGGTCGCCGTTTTCGACGCTCTTGACTTTTTTCAATGTGGAATTGGTGCCGCAGCCCTTACTCGGGGTCGGTGCGTTCTTCAAGGCGTAACCGAATTTGAACGTCGGTTCGGGAGGGATGGTCTTCGAAAGTTTCACGTCAACGGTCGTGTCGAGCGTTCCGAGCGGCACGGTGAGCGTGTCATAGCCTTCGAATGTAAAGCGGAGTGCTTCGTCCTTGGCGGCATCCTTCATGAGGGCGTTAGCCTGTGAGCCGAAGGAGCTGGTAAAACTTTCGTCCGTCGTGAACTTGAAATTCTGCTTGGCGTTACCGACAGAGACCTGTGCAAAGTAAGTACCGCGTGCGCTGAGTCCTTTGCTCAAGTCATACGTGCCGGAACCTTGCAATGTCTTTTTGAAAACCTGGTTGCCGAGCGAGTTGTAAATCTTTACCTGAACAGGCGAGGTGCTGCTCTGGGAGTAAGAGAGAATGCCTTTGTTTACGCTGATATAGCCAACGGCGTTTCTGAAGCTTGGGTTGATGCCCACTTCCTCTTCCTGGATGGTGAATTTACCCTTATCATCCGTCGAGGCTGTCTTGCCTTCTTTGAGCAGGTCTACCGTGACACCTTTGAGTGCCTTGCCGTCATTGTCAGAAACGGTTCCTGTGATTGTGTATGCCGATGCCATCCCGCACAAGGCAAAACACGCGGCCGTAAATAGATTGGGCGCTTTAATCATGTGTACTCCTTTTACCAAACTCCTAAGACACACCTCACTATAAACTAATCTAATTCCAGATGTGATGAATGTTACGCGTTTGCGCTCCATGTTTATGGATGAATTGTCTATAAAATGATTTTTACAAGTCCCGCTAAAGTTGGCGATGCCGAAGGGCCGGAATGCGCGGGCATGACAGAAAAAAGCGGCTCCTGGGGAGGAGCCGCTTTTGGGTAGAGAGTTGATTTATGAATATCGTTTGTGATTAGAACTGGCCGAAGAACTTGTTGACTTCTTCAGGAACCCAAGTGTTTTGCCATTGACCGTTGTCCGAAGCGGTCCACTGGTGGCCACCGCCCCAAGTGCAGAGCTTGACCGGGAATCGCGGGTCTACGCTCTTAAAGTCGTAACAGACGTGGGTGTTGCCACCGCTATACTTCGTTGCCTTTTCCTTGCCGCGAGCATCGGTGCCGTCCGGGCCGTTATTGGCGAGGATGCGGTCCACAGAGCTGTCGACACGGCTATAAGAGCAGAGGTTGTCCTGAGAACCGTGCACGTCCATCCAGGCAATCGGCTTGCCGGCATTCTTCGGGATGTAAATGTTCCAGTCTGCCACAGCGTAAACGGCGACAGCGCGGATGCGGTGCTGGAATACCTGGGCCAAAGAGTTGGTGACCATGGAACCGAAGCTGAAGCCCGTTACGAACACGCGAGAGGTATCGATGCAGTAGTTTTCTTCGAGTTTGGTGAGGAGTTCGTCAAAGAAGATGTGGTCCTTGTTATCGCCAGTGCGCCAGGGGCTTCCGTCCGTATCGCCACGCGGAGCGACAAAGATGAATTCATTGTTCTTGTCGAGATTCTGCTGGCCATAGTACGGAGACGGATGGTCGGCGTCCGGAGAATGGTTGGTGAAGTCTTCGGCGTTAGAGCCCATGCAGTGCATAGCGAAGAGAATCTTGTACGGCTTGGTGTTGTCGTAGTTCTTCGGGAGCGTAATCCAGAATTCACGATTCAGGCCAGCGCTTGTCATGTTGTACTTCTTGGCGTTGCTGTTCTGACCGGTCGACTGGAGTGTCGAATTTACGCCGCAGCCCTTACTCGGGGTCGGTGCGTTCTTCAAGGCGTAGCCGAATGCGTAGGTCTGTTCGTTAGAAACCTTCGTGAGCTTCACGTTGAGGTTTGTGTCAAGCGTGTTGAGTGCGATGGTGAGCGTGTCGTAGCCATCGAGGACAAAGCGGATGGCTTCGCCGGCTTGAGCATCCTTCATGAGGGCGCTTGCGTCTTTGGAACCGATCGAGCTCTCAAAGCTGCCGTCTGTCGTGAACTTGAATTTCTGCGTTGCAGAACCGACGGATACCTGTGCAAAATAGGTACCGCGAGCCTTGATTCCCTTGGTCAGGTCATAGGTGCCGGAGCCCTGCAGAGTCTTTTTGAAAACCTGGTTACCGAGCGAGTTGTAAATCTTCACCTGCACAGGAGAAGTACTGCTCTGGGAATAAGAAAGAATGCCGTTGTTGATGCCGATGTAGCCGACGGAATTTTTGTAGCTCTGGTTGAGCCCCGTTATTTCGTCTTCGTGAATGGTGAATTTACCCTGGTCGTCTGTCTTTGTAGTCTTGCCTTCCTTGAGCAAGCTGACATCGACGCCGTTAAGGACCTTACCCTGATCGTCGGAAACGGTTCCGCTAATCGTGTAGGCAAATGATGTGGTACATAAAGCCGCAACGCATGCTGCGGTAACGAACGAAAGACGTTTCGCTTTCATCGAACACTCCTTTTTGAAATCCAAAAATTTCTCTCTGGACCTCTTAACCCAATCTTAATTTATTTTCCAAAAAGAAAATAATCTCTTATGTAAATATATTGTTATGGACATTTTGTCAAGGACTTAAGGTTATTACATAATTTTGTAAGAAATTTGTAATTTTGATTATTCGACATAGCCTTGAATTCTAGTAACTAATGACTATTGACGAATAACTAAATTCTATATATACACCTATGAACCACATTGCAATTTTTATCGACGCAGAAAACTTGACCAACTGGGTCAAAAATAACGGTGTACAGTCGCTTATGGACGAACTTTTGCCGCTTGGGCAGATTGTCGTGCGCAAGGCTTATGGCAAATGGTCTACGCCGCAGCTGATCCCGTTGCAGTCCGCGCTCAATGAAAATGGCTTTGAACTTGTGCATACGTTCCATCCGGTGAGTGGCAAGAACTCGACGGACATCAAGATGACGGTCGATACGATGGAAGTGGCGCTCGATTCCCAGGTGCAGTGGATTGTGCTTGCCACGGGCGATTCTGACTTTTCGCCGCTTTTCCGCAAGCTGCGTGAACAGGGCAAGGAAGTGATTGGCGTGGGGCCCAAGTCCCCGCTGAGCGAATGCGTCAAGAATTCCTGCTCCCGCTACATTTACACAGACGATGCGACTGGTGCAGATGACGATTCCGGCGATGAAGTCGCCGATGCGAAGGAACGCGCAAACTTGATCGTTTCCGAGAAAATCGATTCCATGGAAATGCTCCGTAGCGTTTTGCAAAAAGAAGATGGCCCGATTGCACTTGCGGCGATCAAGCCCAAGATGCTAGGTATCGATAACGCGTTTAACGAAAAGCGTCTTGGCTTCAAGACGTTTAAGGATTTCGTGAAGTCTGCGGACTTTGTGCAAATGACGGATGTGGGTGGCGGTTCTTACATGGTGGCACTCGCCGAGCAGAAAGTCGCTGTCGAAGAAGATGCGCAGATGGTTTTGGCAAAGGCGCTCAAGCGTAAGGGCTGGGACATGTTCCCGCGCAACATGCTCAAGAAGATTTATGCCGAAGCTTGCGACCTTACTTCATTTGTTCCGATGAACAAGCAGGACCTGGTTCAGGAAATTGTTGCAAAGAATATTGCCGGTACGACGAGCAGCATTATCAACCGCGCGCTGAGCACGTTCTTCAAGGCGAAGCTTGTGACCATCAGCGGTGGTGATGACAAGCTCTGGACTGTCACCGAGACGAACCAGTACTGGAAAGAAATTGACAAGGCCATGCTCGACAGGCTCCGCGTGAGCCTCAAGGAAACCGGTCAAAAAGTCCCCAAGAAAGATATCGTCGCTATTTTGTACGGAAAGTACGCTGACGGCGAAGCCGAAAAGCTCGTATAAAAAGGAGATGCCCCATCAAGTGGGGCATGACACGTTTCTGCATCGCTCGGCTACGCTTCGTCGTTCTGAGTGCAACGAAGAACCCAGTTATATCTTGTTCTACATACCAGAAATGACTGGATTCTTCCGCCTTCGGCGTCAGAATGACGGTTGCGATAGTCTAATCCAGCTTTCCTTGATACAAATCCAGCAGGTTGCGGGCCAAGAGGCTTGTGTACTTGGCGTTCGTGAGCGTGGACTGTGCGCTTTCGAGGCGGTTCTTCTGCGTGAGGTAATCGGTGTACGTGAGGGCGCCTACGTTACGTTGTTCTTCGGCGACCTGCAAGGCTTCGTTTTCTGCTTCGACTTGGAGGATTGCTGCCTTCCACTGCATGTCGGCGCTGAGCGCGTTCAGGTAAAGCTTTTCGATGTTGTTTTCGAGCGTCTTTGCCTGTTCCTTCAAAGCGACCTGGCTTTCGGTTTCACTAATCTGTGCCTGCAAGACCTTGTTTTCGGTTGCGCCGCCATCGATAATCGGGATGTTGATGTTCAACGAAACGCTGTGCGAATAGCCGTTCTTGAGCTGGCTACCGTACTTTCTGGATTCCCAGGCTTGGAGGCCGGTGCTTGCGCTTGCGCCGAGCGATACCTTGATGGACTTGCCCTTGCCTGCAATTTCGGTATTCTTCTTTGCCACTTGGATCGCGAGGCTGTCAGACTTTAAACCTGGATTTGTTTCCGTGGCTGTAGCCTGGAGTGCATCGAGTGTCGGAATCGGCGTGAGGGCGTCCGGCGTCTGGATTTCGGATTCAGGCGCAGAGACTTCGAACGCTTCGCTTTCCGGGAGTTCCAAAAGCTGGCGGAGTGTTGTCTTTGCGGTATTCACGCTAAGCTGAGCGGCGAGCTGGGCTGCTTCTTTCTGGAGCACGTTTGCCTGCGACTGCGTTAAGTCCTTCTTGGTGATGGAGCCTGCTTCGAACAGCGTGTTGTAGTGCTCGAATTCGGCCTTGGCAAGTTCAACGGTCGCATCTGCTGTGTGCAACTTTTCGATTGCGGCGAGCAAGTTCATGTAGGCGTTCAAGACGCTTTCTTGCACGGAGCGTTCGGTTTCCTTTGTTGAAAGGCGCGTCGCTTCCTTGTTGATTTCATTTGCCTGGATGGAAAGTCTCGTAGAGCCGCCGTCCCAGAGTGTGTAAGAAGCGCTAAGGCCTGCATTCAAGCGGTAATGGTCTTGCGGACCGTCTCTGAACGGGGAATCGTAAAGGGTGTTGCCGATGCTGGCGGAAAGCGTGGGGTAGTTCCCGACTTTAGCCTGTTCGAGGCTCACATCTGCTTTCTGTTCGCGGAGCTTTGCGGATTCGAGCTTGAGGCTCTTTTCTTTGGCCTGCTTGAGGCATGCGCTTAAGGTCCAGGAACCATCAGCGAAAACGAGTGATGCTGACGCAAAAATACCGAGAACGATTGCTTTTCTGTAATTCATACCTTTTAGATGCCCCAGCTATATATTTTGGTTGCGTGATTTTTAAGATAGCAAATTTGTACAAACACAAAAAGGCTTCCTTGCGGAAGCCTTTTCGAATGGACGGTACTGGATTTGAACCAGTGACCTCTGCCGTGTGAAAGCAGCGCTCTAAACCAACTGAGCTAACCGTCCGAGGTGAGTGCAAATATAGAAAAGGATTTATTTGCTGTCAAGGGTTATAAGAACTTGTCTTCGGCAGCGCGGAGGATGCTGAGGAACTCTGCCGGGGTTTTGGAGGCGATGAGGTCCTTGCGAACGTTGCCGTCAGCGAGGAGGCGGCTCACGGAAGAGAGTGCCTTGAGGTGCGGGCCAACGGTATTGCCCGGGCTCACGATGAGGATGAGCAAATAAACCGGTTCACCGTCAAAGGACTGGAAGTCGAGGCCCTTTTCGATGGTGGCGGCGACCATGCACATACGGTCAACGTAGTCAATCTTGGCGTGGGGGACAGCAAGACCGCAACCGATACCCGTGGAACGGCTCTGTTCGCGCGTCCAGATGGCTTCGAAGATTTCATCGCGGTGGTCAAGTTTGTAGGCGCTGCAAAGAGTATCTACCAATTCGTTAAGAATGGCTTCCTTAGTTTCACTGGAAGAGTTAATCAAGATGCAATTATCTACAAATCTTTCAGAAAGTCGCATGTTTATTATGTTCCTTTTTGTGTATCTGTCAAACAATCATTTTAGAATAATTATTGCGATTTGGTAAGATTTATATCTAAAATATGTTTAAAAAAGAAGATAATTCTAGCTGTGAAGTGGTATTTTCGAGCCTGTCGATGGCTTTTCTCATGAGCGCGACGTCAATTTGGCCGGGGGCGGCCGCTTTTCCGATGGAACCGTAAGTGAGGTTTGCACCCTCCTTCAAAGACCAAATTCGGCTGATTTTTCCGGTTTCGCCCATGCCGAATGCGGCGATGAACTTGAACCCTTTGGCCCTTTTGGCGAACTTGTAGAGGCGCGTGCAGTCGTCTTCGGAGTTGCTCATGGCGGCGATTTTGATGCCGTCTGCCTTGACCCGTTTGACGTCGGTGAGGTAGTTCTTGAGTTCGAGGTCGCTCGGGATGCGGGTGAAGTTGTGCTCGGAAATGAGGATCTTCACGCCTTTCGGAGTTGCAATTTCGCGGAGCTTGTCGTAGTCGTGCAAGCAGTCGCGTTCGAGGTCCAGCCATTCCGGGACGTCCGATGCGTTAAGAATTTGTTCGAAAAGTTCGGGGCGCTCGATAGCGCGTGCGTCGGGGAATGTGCCGCCGTCACGCTTGAGTCGTATGGTGCCGAGCTGTATTGCCTTCGGGACGAGTTTGCGGATTCTTGCTGAAAGTCCTTGCCATTCGGATTCGTCAAAAAAGTCGTAACGGATTTCGAGGATATCGCAGCTTTCAAAGTCAATGCGTGCCGGGTGGAGTTCTTCGCTCTCGGCGGCGGTAAGCGTTTCGGGACTCACGAGCCCGACTAGGTATTTCTGAGAATCGATTGGCATGGCCTAAAATTTAGCAATTAGGAAATAGGAAGTAGGAGTTAGGAATTCTCATCGCGTCATGTTGAGTGGCGAAGCCACGAAACATCCAGTAAAGTCTCGTATTGAACGGAATATGACTGGATCCTTCGTCGCAAGCTCCTCAGGATGACAACTTTAGAATGACGATGTTGAAATCTTGTAACTAACTTCTGCCTCTAAAACACTGTCTACTTCCTACTTCCTACTGCTTACTGCTAATTGCGAATTTTCTACATTATAGTGGAACAAAAGGATTATTTATGGCAGATTGTAACGAAAACAAAGAAAAGCAGACCCCGGACATGCTCAAGAAGGCGGAAGAATACCTCGCCTCCAAGCGCAGAATTTTCTTGTGGGGTGGTGTCGATGACGAAAGTGCCGAACGCATTGTGAAGCAGCTCCTGTACCTGGATTCCCTGAATCACGAAGACATTATTTTCTTCATCAACAGCCCGGGTGGCGTGATTTCTAGTGGCCTTGCCATTTACGACTGCATGAACGCAATCCAGAGCGATGTTGTGACTGTTTGCTGTGGACAGGCTGCCTCGATGGGTGCCGTGCTCCTCACCGCCGGTGCAAAGGGCAAGCGTTGTGCATGGCCGAACGCTCGCATCATGATCCACCAGCCGCTCATTCACGGCGAGATTGTGGCTCCTGCAAGCGATATCCAGATCCAGGCCGAAGAAATGCTACGCATCCGTGGCATCACGGGCAAGATTCTTGCTGAAACTTCTGGACACACGATTGAACAGATTGACCGCGATACCGAACGCGACAACTTTATGTCTGCCGAAGAGGCTAAGTCTTACGGTCTCGTGGATAAAGTCGAGAGTATTATCTAATGGGTTTATTTTCTGCAATTAAGAGTGGCCTTGCCAAGACCCGCGACGCTCTCCTTGGGGAGTTGAAGGGTATTGTCGGTGCCGGTAAGATTACGGACGAGACGCTCGAAGAACTTGAAGAGCATCTCATCAAGGCTGATGTCGGTGTCGAAGCTGCATTCCTTTTGACGGATGCACTCCGCGAAAATGCTTTGGGCAAGTCGCTTACGACAGAGCAGGTGCTCGACATCATGCGTAATGAAGCGGAACGCTTGCTCAAGGATCCGCCTCCGTTTGAACTCAAGGGCAAGCCGCATGTGGTGCTCGTGATTGGTGTGAACGGTGCAGGCAAGACGACGACAATCGGTAAGCTTGCAGCCCGCCTCAAGAACGAAGGCAAGAAGGTGATGATTGCCGCTTGCGATACGTTCCGTGCTGCTGCTATTGATCAGCTTGAAACATGGGCCGAACGTTCGGGTGCTGAATTCGTGAAGCATCAGGAAGGTTCTGACCCGGCTGCTGTGGCATACGACGCTTGCAGTGCCGCTGTTGCTCGCGGTTGCGATGTTGTCTTGATCGATACCGCTGGCCGTTTGCACAACAAAGACTACTTGATGGAAGAACTCAAGAAGATTGTCCGTGTCATCAAGAAGGTGAGCCCGGACATGCCGCACGACATGTGGCTTGTGATTGACGGCAACACCGGACAGAACACCATCAACCAGACGAAGATTTTCAATCAGAGCTTCCCCTTGACCGGTCTTGTGGTGACAAAGCTCGATGGAACCGCGCGAGGTGGCTCCGTGCTCTCGATTGCAAGTTCGTTGCAAATCCCGATCCGCTGGGTTGGCATGGGCGAACGCATCGATCAGCTCGTAGAATTCAACAAGCGCGACTACGTTGACGGTCTTTTTGAAAACG
This genomic stretch from Fibrobacter sp. UWB16 harbors:
- the ftsY gene encoding signal recognition particle-docking protein FtsY, producing the protein MGLFSAIKSGLAKTRDALLGELKGIVGAGKITDETLEELEEHLIKADVGVEAAFLLTDALRENALGKSLTTEQVLDIMRNEAERLLKDPPPFELKGKPHVVLVIGVNGAGKTTTIGKLAARLKNEGKKVMIAACDTFRAAAIDQLETWAERSGAEFVKHQEGSDPAAVAYDACSAAVARGCDVVLIDTAGRLHNKDYLMEELKKIVRVIKKVSPDMPHDMWLVIDGNTGQNTINQTKIFNQSFPLTGLVVTKLDGTARGGSVLSIASSLQIPIRWVGMGERIDQLVEFNKRDYVDGLFENALENRE